One Mangifera indica cultivar Alphonso chromosome 4, CATAS_Mindica_2.1, whole genome shotgun sequence genomic region harbors:
- the LOC123214010 gene encoding receptor protein kinase TMK1-like: MNKPYLGFSFSFLSLFLLSLTCSVYSQSSPDAAAMQALKTSLGDPESLGWTDPDSCNWNHVACSNGRVTRIQIGSLGLTGTLPSDLSNLKSLIILEVMNNQLSGSIPSLAGLSSLQRVLFNNNSFSYIPPDFFTGLTSLQNIYLDSNPFQSWEIPASLTNATTLQTFSANGANISGTIPEFLGGSVFPGLINLHLAFNNLHGQLPESFAGSAIQTLWLNGQNGDTKLNGSVSILQNMTALTQVWLQGNQFTGPLPDLSGLTGLNDFSLRDNQLTGIVPSSLVNLPGLKKVNLSNNLLQGPTPKFDISVDIRPGSNSFCLDTPGVPCASLVNILLSIAESVGYPVVFAQSWKGDNPCDSSQTWKGITCDGSGNITVVNFQNLGLVGTISSKFSELTSLRQLILSGNSLTSTIPTGLTTLSKLEKIDVSNNRIYGQVPKFGQNVVVNTAGNPDIGKNSSSSSPSGAPSGGSSGTPGTPSGGNSLSGSGNKNTGIIVGSVIGAVCGAFIIGLGVCLYTRKRKRSNRVQSPHTVVIHPQNAGDGNGVKITVTNSSVNGGGSDSHSLTSSGPSDIHVVEAGNMVISIQVLRNVTNNFSDENILGRGGFGTVYKGELHDGTKIAVKRMGSGIVSEKGLAEFKSEIAVLTKVRHRHLVALLGYCLDGNEKLLVYEYMPQGTLSRHLFNRKEEELKPLEWTRRLTIALDVARGVEYLHGLAHQSFIHRDLKPSNILLGDDMRAKVADFGLVRLAPENGKQSIETRLAGTFGYLAPEYAVTGRVTTKVDVFSFGVILMELISGRKALDETQPEDSVHLATWFRRMHVNKDTFRKAIDQTIELDEETLASVSTVAELAGHCCAREPYQRPDMGHVVNVLSSLAELWKPAEPDSDDIYGIDLDMTLPQALKKWQAYEGSNYMDDSSSSFLASADNTQTSIPTRPSGFAESFTSADGR; encoded by the exons ATGAACAAACCCTAtctgggtttttctttttcttttctttcccttttcctCCTCTCGTTAACTTGTTCAGTTTATTCTCAGTCTAGTCCAGATGCTGCAGCCATGCAAGCTCTCAAAACCAGCCTAGGAGACCCGGAAAGCTTGGGCTGGACCGACCCGGACTCGTGTAATTGGAACCACGTTGCCTGTTCGAATGGGCGCGTCACCCGGATCCAAATCGGATCGCTGGGCCTGACCGGAACTCTCCCATCGGACCTCAGCAACTTAAAATCTCTGATTATATTGGAGGTGATGAATAATCAACTGAGTGGGTCTATCCCAAGTCTTGCTGGGTTGAGTTCTCTTCAAAGAGTGCTTTTTAATAACAACAgtttttcatatattcctcCGGATTTCTTTACTGGGTTAACTTCTTTGCAAAATATATACCTTGATTCTAATCCCTTTCAGTCTTGGGAGATTCCTGCGAGTTTAACAAATGCAACGACTTTGCAGACATTTTCTGCAAACGGGGCTAATATTTCAGGGACTATTCCTGAGTTTCTTGGGGGATCTGTATTTCCAGGATTAATTAATTTGCATTTGGCTTTCAACAATCTCCATGGGCAACTTCCGGAGAGTTTTGCTGGGTCAGCAATTCAGACACTTTGGTTGAATGGCCAAAACGGTGACACTAAGCTCAATGGCTCAGTTTCTATTCTACAAAACATGACTGCTTTGACCCAGGTTTGGCTTCAAGGCAACCAATTTACCGGTCCTTTGCCAGATTTATCAGGGCTTACTGGCTTGAATGACTTTAGCTTGAGAGATAATCAGTTGACTGGTATTGTTCCTTCATCTTTGGTTAATCTTCCTGGACTTAAGAAGGTCAATTTGTCTAATAATTTGCTTCAGGGTCCGACTCCAAAGTTTGATATTAGTGTGGATATCAGACCTGGGTCTAATAGTTTTTGTTTAGATACTCCTGGTGTTCCTTGTGCGAGTCTagttaatattttgttatcaattgCCGAATCTGTGGGTTACCCAGTGGTGTTTGCACAGAGTTGGAAAGGAGACAATCCTTGTGATTCCTCTCAGACATGGAAGGGGATTACGTGTGATGGTAGTGGAAACATCACTGTtgttaatttccaaaatttggGGCTTGTGGGcacaatttcttcaaaattttctgaGCTGACATCTCTGAGACAATTGATACTGTCTGGTAATTCACTCACTAGTACTATACCTACCGGGCTTACAACTTTGTCTAAACTTGAGAAGATAGATGTGTCAAATAATCGTATTTATGGTCAAGTGCCAAAGTTTGGACAGAATGTGGTTGTTAACACTGCTGGGAACCCTGATATTGGAAAAAATAGCAGTAGCTCCTCACCTTCTGGAGCACCATCAGGGGGTTCATCTGGAACTCCTGGTACTCCAAGTGGAGGAAACAGTTTGTCAGGTAGTGGGAATAAGAATACCGGAATAATTGTTGGTTCTGTGATTGGTGCTGTTTGTGGTGCCTTTATTATTGGATTAGGTGTCTGTTTGTATACCAGGAAACGAAAGCGTTCCAATAGAGTACAGAGTCCGCATACTGTGGTGATACATCCTCAGAATGCAGGGGACGGAAATGGAGTGAAGATTACAGTAACAAATTCTAGTGTTAATGGAGGTGGGAGTGACAGCCATAGTCTCACAAGTAGTGGGCCTAGTGACATTCATGTGGTTGAGGCTGGAAATATGGTTATCTCAATCCAAGTTTTGAGGAATGTAACTAACAACTTCAGTGATGAAAATATATTGGGAAGAGGTGGTTTTGGGACTGTGTATAAAGGGGAATTACATGATGGGACAAAGATAGCAGTGAAGAGGATGGGGTCTGGAATTGTGAGTGAGAAGGGTTTGGCAGAGTTTAAGTCTGAGATTGCAGTTCTTACCAAAGTTAGACATCGCCATTTGGTGGCACTTCTTGGCTATTGCTTAGATGGAAATGAGAAGCTTCTTGTTTATGAGTACATGCCACAGGGGACCCTTAGTAGGCATCTGTTCAACCGGAAGGAGGAGGAATTGAAACCGCTTGAATGGACTAGAAGGTTGACCATTGCCTTGGATGTTGCTAGAGGTGTTGAGTATCTTCATGGTTTAGCACATCAAAGTTTTATTCACAGAGATCTAAAACCATCCAACATCCTTCTTGGGGATGATATGCGGGCTAAAGTTGCAGATTTTGGATTGGTTCGTCTTGCTCCAGAGAACGGAAAACAATCAATTGAGACAAGACTTGCTGGAACTTTTGGATATCTTGCTCCAGAGTATGCGG TGACTGGACGTGTAACTACCAAGGTTGACGTGTTTAGCTTTGGAGTAATTTTAATGGAGTTAATTTCTGGTAGAAAAGCCCTTGATGAAACTCAGCCTGAGGATAGTGTGCATCTCGCCACTTGGTTCCGCAGAATGCATGTTAACAAGGACACATTCAGAAAGGCCATTGACCAAACAATTGAGCTGGATGAGGAAACCCTTGCCAGTGTGAGCACTGTGGCTGAGTTGGCTGGCCACTGCTGTGCAAGGGAGCCCTACCAGAGGCCTGACATGGGTCATGTTGTAAATGTGCTTTCATCTCTGGCTGAACTGTGGAAACCGGCAGAACCTGATTCCGATGACATATATGGAATCGATCTTGACATGACCTTGCCACAAGCACTAAAGAAATGGCAGGCATATGAGGGAAGCAACTACATGGATGACTCTTCTTCATCATTCCTTGCAAGTGCGGACAATACCCAGACAAGCATACCTACTAGACCATCCGGATTTGCAGAATCATTTACTTCAGCTGATGGACGATGA